A stretch of the Malus sylvestris chromosome 10, drMalSylv7.2, whole genome shotgun sequence genome encodes the following:
- the LOC126586281 gene encoding probable potassium transporter 13 gives MDPESASLSGGLRPNFYTTTLCLAYQSLGIVYGDLSISPIYVYKSTFSHGLSLYAEDHEILGVLSMVFWTLTIIPLCKYIIFVLGADDNGEGGTFALYSSLCRHSRLGLWNTVHPEYESIPSDCSGLSTKDTRMSSLIKNFFEKHKSSKIVLLLVVFIGVGMIIGDGILTPTMSVLSAVSGIRIKAPDLHENYTVLIACIILVGLFALQHFGTHKVGFLFAPIMLTWLLCICGVGIYNIFRWNPGVICALSPYYIYNFFKITRRVGWSSLGGVVLCVTGTEAMFADLGHFSKLSIRIAFTALVYPCLILAYMGEAAYLSKHKKDLRCSFYMAIPEVMFWPVVIIATLASAVGSQAIISATFSIVSQCRALRCFPRVKIKHTSNQIHGRIYIPEVNWMLMVLCLAVVIGFRDTHMIGNAYGLAGVTVMFITTCLMFLIISTVWKQKVIMAFLFFVIFGSLELLYISACLGKAHHGGWLPLLFALVIVSLMSIWNYGTVKKDAFELDNKVSLDRLLSFGPSLGITRVPGICLVYSKVAFGLPPMFAHFVTNFPTFHHTLIFVTLKYLMIPKVPLGERFLVNRIGPPELSIFRCIVRYGYKDVKDCYNFETQLIEKVAEFLKQERNSEELAVRGQSPNQISAATRNEVYGGRAVHWSDDVSGGSSEQWRDGVGSAKQWMKKLMEAREAGGVTYMMGNPYVEASEVSPFLKKFAIDIVYNFLRRNCRRPAVTLGIPHTSVIEVGMLYQV, from the exons ATGGACCCGGAATCAGCTTCCCTTTCCGGGGGCTTGCGCCCG AATTTTTACACGACCACTCTATGCCTTGCTTATCAGAGCCTTGGTATTGTTTATGGGGATCTTAGCATATCCCCCATTTACGTATACAAAAGTACATTCTCACATGGTTTGAGTCTTTATGCGGAGGATCACGAGATTCTTGGCGTGCTTTCAATGGTTTTCTGGACTTTGACTATTATCCCTCTTTGCAAGTACATTATATTTGTGTTAGGAGCAGATGACAATGGTGAAG GTGGAACTTTTGCTTTGTACTCATCGCTATGCCGACACTCAAGGCTGGGCCTTTGGAACACAGTTCATCCTGAATATGAAAGCATACCATCTGACTGTTCTGGTTTATCTACCAAGGATACAAGAATGAGCTCCCTCATAAAAAATTTCTTTGAGAAGCATAAGAGTTCTAAAATAGTATTGCTGCTTGTAGTTTTTATAGGGGTTGGCATGATAATTGGTGATGGTATCCTCACGCCAACAATGTCAG TTCTTTCTGCAGTTTCTGGAATTAGAATCAAAGCTCCAGATTTACATGAGA ATTATACTGTGCTGATAGCGTGCATCATCTTGGTCGGACTTTTTGCTCTTCAGCATTTCGGGACACACAAAGTTGGGTTTCTTTTTGCTCCAATCATGTTAACATGGTTACTATGCATTTGTGGGGTAGGCATTTACAATATATTCCGTTGGAACCCTGGTGTTATATGTGCTCTGTCGCCCTACTATATTTATAACTTCTTCAAAATAACTAGAAGAGTTGGGTGGAGTTCCCTTGGAGGCGTTGTTCTTTGTGTTACAG GTACAGAAGCAATGTTTGCCGATCTTGGGCACTTTTCCAAACTGTCTATCAGG ATTGCATTTACTGCGCTCGTTTACCCTTGCTTAATTCTTGCATACATGGGAGAAGCTGCTTATCTCTCCAAGCACAAAAAGGATCTGCGTTGCAGTTTTTACATGGCCATTCCTG AGGTTATGTTTTGGCCAGTCGTTATTATTGCAACTCTTGCTTCTGCGGTGGGAAGTCAAGCAATAATTTCAGCTACCTTCTCAATAGTCAGTCAGTGCAGGGCCCTTCGGTGCTTCCCGCGTGTGAAGATCAAACATACATCAAATCAGATACATGGGCGGATATACATACCTGAGGTGAACTGGATGTTGATGGTATTATGTCTTGCGGTTGTTATAGGTTTCAGAGACACTCATATGATAGGCAATGCATACG GGCTTGCTGGAGTGACAGTGATGTTCATCACGACCTGCTTGATGTTTCTAATTATTAGTACTGTTTGGAAGCAGAAGGTTATCATGGCATTCTTGTTTTTTGTAATCTTTGGATCCCTTGAACTACTCTATATTTCTGCCTGCCTTGGAAAAGCACATCATGGAGGCTGGCTTCCCCTCCTATTCGCTCTTGTAATCGTGTCTTTGATGTCTATCTGGAATTACGGGACTGTAAAGAAGGATGCATTTGAGCTGGATAACAAGGTATCGTTGGATAGACTTCTAAGCTTTGGGCCAAGCCTAGGTATTACAAGGGTCCCTGGAATCTGCCTAGTTTACTCTAAAGTTGCGTTTGGTCTCCCTCCAATGTTTGCACATTTTGTCACGAACTTCCCTACATTTCATCATACTCTCATCTTTGTGACCCTTAAATATCTGATGATTCCAAAAGTTCCACTTGGTGAGCGTTTTCTTGTTAACCGGATTGGCCCACCAGAGTTGTCTATTTTCCGGTGTATTGTAAG GTATGGATACAAGGATGTGAAAGATTGCTACAACTTTGAAACCCAACTGATTGAAAAGGTGGCGGAGTTCTTGAAACAGGAGAGAAATAGTGAAGAATTGGCAGTTAGAGGGCAGTCACCGAACCAAATATCTGCAGCAACACGAAATGAGGTTTATGGCGGCAGAGCTGTGCATTGGAGTGATGATGTTAGTGGCGGCAGTAGTGAGCAGTGGAGAGATGGAGTTGGCAGTGCTAAGCAGTGGAT